The genomic region GCTTGTCGAAAGTGAGCGTCGTTTCGTCgatgccaagctcaagaaaatcgtcgagctcaagaaggagctTTGCGGTAACGACGGCACAAAGAACTTTGTTATTATCAACCAGAAGGGCATCGATCCTCTTTCTCTTGACGttcttgccaagaacaatATTCTTGCTCTCCGACGGGCCAAGCGAAGGAACATGGAGCGCCTTCAGCTTGTTTGCGGTGGTGTTGCTCAGAACAGCGTTGACGACTTGTCCGAGGATGttctgggctgggctggcctTGTCTATGAGCAGACGCTCGGTGAGGAGAAGTTCAcctttgttgaggaggtcAAAGACCCCAAGTCCGTTACTCTGATGATTAAGGGCCCCAACGCTCACACCATTGCTCAAGTGACTGATGCTGTCCGAGATGGTCTGCGAAGTGTTTACAACATGATTGTCGACAAGTCCGTTGTTCCTGGAGCTGGTGCTTTCCAGGTTGCCTGTGCTTCTCATCTCAAGAGTGATGCTTTTGGCAAGTctgtcaagggcaaggccaaGTGGGGTGTTGAGGCATTCGCTGATGCTCTTCTTATTATTCCCAAGACTCTGGCTGCCAACGCCGGTCTTGACATCCAGGATGCTCGTAAGTTGACTATTCTCCAAGTATTCACGGCCAAGATCTAACTTGCTATAGTTGCGGACTTGCAGGACGAGTATGCTGACGGCAATGTCGTTGGCCTTAACCTCGAAACCGGTGAACCCATGGACCCCGAACTGGAGGGTGTCTTTGACTCTTACCGAGTTCTGCGAAATTGCAtcgcctccagctccagtATTGCATCTAACCTCCTTCTATGTGACGAGTTGTTGAAGGCTCGACAGATGGGTAGAGCAGGCGGACCTGGGCCTGGCATGGATGGACCTAATGATCACATGTAGGAGATACCACATTAAAAGTGAGGCTAGACAAAAGGCTCTGGGGCGTAATATACACAATTACGACTTATTTTATGACTCAAGCATGTTTATAGCATTTGTAATACGTAGATAGTCTACATGGGTGAGTGCATCACGGAGTGATGGTTTGTAGTTGAACATTTCTATTGATGCGCTAAGCCCCGCATTGTGACAGACAGACAAGACAGCTTTTTTGTAcagaaaaaaaatatttacCCCACCACCAATCACTTAAATCAAGCccatcaatatcaacatcaTGGCTTCGTACGATTCCGATTCCTCGGATGGCGAATTTGAGGAGACAAACGTGCTCCTGGGATATGCCTCTAAAGAAGCAGACGAAGACTCTGTCAGCAAACTCGGAGGCCGTCCTGTATGTCTTTGGCTTGTCCCGCACCAGACAAAACTGTACCGACTAACAGCGAAATCAGGACTGGTTGGACGAGAATGTTCCCAACGCAGCCTACGCACGATGCAAAGTCTGCAAGGATTTTATGGCTTTGATCCTACAGCTCAACGGCGAACTCCCCGAACGATTCCCTGAGCATGAGCGACGACTTTATGTCTTCGCCTGTAGAAGACAGACTTGCCGGCGGAAAGATGGCAGCATCCGCGCACTGAGAGGTCTGCGGGTATGGAAGGAGGAAGCTTCCAAAGAGCCCAGTCAAGAGAAGaaagttgaagaggaaaagcCAAAGAACGATGGGCCTGGATTAGGAGAGACTTTGTTTGGTTCCAAGGGATTGGGAAGTGCATCTGGCGCAAATCCATTCTCTAGCAATGCGAACCCATTCAGCAACTCCAGCAGTTCTGGAAACCCATTTAGCTCTGGATCTGCGAACCCGTTTTCCTCTCCAAATACACAGCCTGAACCTGTCAAACCTGCCTCTCCCGAGCCAGCAACAACATCCCTCAGCAAAACATTTGCAGAATCTCTCAATATTAAGGATACACCGGTGTCGCCACCTCAACCTTCAGAGCCCTGGCCAACCGAAGATGCTCAGGCCCAGCCGTATCCTACTCTCTATCTAGCTGACGCCGATTTCGAAACTCTGGAACCGACCGCCACGAATGTTCCCACCAACGCCCgtcttgaagatgctgatgccGCGGAACCTTCTATACTGGACCGCGAGGCTTTTGAGTCGAGCATGGACGCTACGTTCCAGAAGTTTGCAGATCGTCTGGCGCAGAACCCTGAGCAAGTTATTCGTTATGAGTTTGCAGGCACTCCTCTCTTATATTCAAAGAAGGATGCTGTTGGTGAGGCTGTGAACAAGGGTGCTATCCCCAGGTGCCCCAACTGTACGGCGAGAAGAGTTTTTGAGGTGCAGTTGACACCAAACGCTATTGCAGAGCTTGAGGCAGACGACATGAGTTTAGAAGGTATGGAATGGGGTACGATAATTGTTGGTGTATGTGAGCAAGATTGCTCGCCTCGAGGAACACCAGTTGGAGAGGTTGGATACCTTGAGGAATGGGCTGGCGTGCAATGGGAGGAGCTGTCCAAGGGGAACTGAATACCAGAACAATTTggaaaataaatataacgAATCAAGAGCACTGTAATCAAGCCACATTGTCGGTCTACATGAGCCAGATACGCTGTAGTAAATCGCAAAGTTCTATGCATTTCTAGATCCTTGGATTGCTCTGCAATGTCATGTCCGATTAAACGCCTAGTTTTTGTAACCCCCGCCATGCTACCATTTGAGCCCTTCCTAACCCCTCCGCATCATCAACCGTGATGTCCGAATCCAATCAGATGGTGGGGGAAGTGCGCGAAAAATCCCTTGTGATCCGCTAAAACTCTCATCAAAAAGCTCAAACAGTGTCCTCCCACGACCGTCGGATTACCCTGGAGAACTGCTCGACGTTGACGTCCTCACggatctcagccttcttggcctcgttgTCAGGGTTTGAGGGAACCTTGACGCTGCCATCACCCTCGACAGTCCAACCACAAACCTCGGTAACGAACTTCTTGGTGGCATCCTCGTTGAGGCCGAGCCATGACTCGAGATGGGTGATCTGGAGCTCACGGAAAGCCTGTGAGACGAGAAGGGCGATGCGGTGTCGAACCACGTCCTCAAAGTCAGGAATGTCGGCAATCAAGTCGGCAACCATGTCGTCGTCGAGATCGGCCCAGAAATGGGAGTACTGGGCACCCTCGAGCTGACCGTTGAGGGATCGGAGCTTGGTGATAGCTTCGCCGAGGTCGCCAGTGACAGCAGCGGAGGGGTTGATAAGGTGAAGAGCGA from Fusarium fujikuroi IMI 58289 draft genome, chromosome FFUJ_chr04 harbors:
- a CDS encoding probable CCT6-component of chaperonin-containing T-complex (zeta subunit), giving the protein MSAAQLLNPKAESRRRGEALKVNISAGEGLQDVLKSNLGPLGTIKMLVDGAGQIKLTKDGNVLLREMQIQNPTAVMIARAATAQDDICGDGTTSVVMLVGELLKQADRYISEGLHPRIITDGFEVAKVEALKFLDSFKLAKEVDRELLLNVARTSLATKLNSTLAAKLTPDIVDAVLAIYQAPAKPDLHMVEIMKMQHRTAADTRLIRGLALDHGARHPDMPKRLENCYILTLNVSLEYEKTEINSSFFYSSAEQRDKLVESERRFVDAKLKKIVELKKELCGNDGTKNFVIINQKGIDPLSLDVLAKNNILALRRAKRRNMERLQLVCGGVAQNSVDDLSEDVLGWAGLVYEQTLGEEKFTFVEEVKDPKSVTLMIKGPNAHTIAQVTDAVRDGLRSVYNMIVDKSVVPGAGAFQVACASHLKSDAFGKSVKGKAKWGVEAFADALLIIPKTLAANAGLDIQDALADLQDEYADGNVVGLNLETGEPMDPELEGVFDSYRVLRNCIASSSSIASNLLLCDELLKARQMGRAGGPGPGMDGPNDHM
- a CDS encoding RP-8-like protein, translating into MASYDSDSSDGEFEETNVLLGYASKEADEDSVSKLGGRPDWLDENVPNAAYARCKVCKDFMALILQLNGELPERFPEHERRLYVFACRRQTCRRKDGSIRALRGLRVWKEEASKEPSQEKKVEEEKPKNDGPGLGETLFGSKGLGSASGANPFSSNANPFSNSSSSGNPFSSGSANPFSSPNTQPEPVKPASPEPATTSLSKTFAESLNIKDTPVSPPQPSEPWPTEDAQAQPYPTLYLADADFETLEPTATNVPTNARLEDADAAEPSILDREAFESSMDATFQKFADRLAQNPEQVIRYEFAGTPLLYSKKDAVGEAVNKGAIPRCPNCTARRVFEVQLTPNAIAELEADDMSLEGMEWGTIIVGVCEQDCSPRGTPVGEVGYLEEWAGVQWEELSKGN
- a CDS encoding related to eukaryotic translation initiation factor 3 subunit 11, which produces MNGEDPPERPSEISSIINGLERYNPEAVGALETYLQDQCEQKFTDCNANRTLLKLYQLNPDRIKDEVITNVLVKTMTQFPSAQFSLALHLINPSAAVTGDLGEAITKLRSLNGQLEGAQYSHFWADLDDDMVADLIADIPDFEDVVRHRIALLVSQAFRELQITHLESWLGLNEDATKKFVTEVCGWTVEGDGSVKVPSNPDNEAKKAEIREDVNVEQFSRVIRRSWEDTV